atgctataaatgaaaacattattgtaaaatgttaccaaaaatcACTTTAAATTAAAGCCTCAGGCTTATTGCTAAAACATGGATCGGGGTAGGGCATTCAGTAATTTATGTAAAAGATGAGATCCATTAAGCTGACTTGGGAAGATGATTACAGTCTTGTTGCAATTGTTTGTTATTGGCTGCTTGTCAGAAGAGGTCTGAAAACAATGCATCAAAAACATCTGAAGTTTTGATCGCCTATGCTTGAGTGATTATAAAGCAAGACTGGCTCagttttgcagaacacaaattaagattttagaagaatatctcagctctgtaggtccatacaatgcatgtggtgtggtggtggcatagtggactaaagcacataactgttaatcagaaggtcgctggttcgagccccacagccaccaccattgtgtccttgagcaaggcacttaactccaggttgctccggggggattgtccctgtaataagtgcactgtaagtcactttgtataaaagcatctgccaaatgcataaatgtaaatgcatgtgaatggatgccaacattttgaagctccaaaatccacataaagggagcataaaagtaatccatatgactccagtggttaaatcaatgataggtgtggttgacaaacaaatatatattttaagtcatttttttttttttatcttgaattctcctccctgccctgtaggaGGTGATATGCACAagattgtgaatcaccaaaaacagaagaaggagaaagtgatAGAGAAGGAAATTGTTATATTGTTATGAACAGCACTGCATAACCTAATATTTCGCCATacaaaaaaaagaccaaaaatacACAAGGATTGAACCGGTTTGGACTGCAATGCTGCCTAGCAGATGTTCAACTATCAACAGATACAATTTATACGATCATCAAAACATGATATAATtgacagtgttttaaaatattagttaAACAAGTTTATTActatgtaatgtaggaactttgactcattgatgGGTATTACTGTGTACATCTTCTTTGGAGCAAACATGTTTTTGTGatgtcacacacctgcatcttgGCAAAACTGGAATTGAAGAATTCCACACGAGTTTACAACTTGGAAGTCTAGCATATTTCTtataatgaagttgtaaaattccGACATTCCGAATTGCTTGGAATGCTACATAACCGTATAGGGCAAAAGCAAAGTGCCAGTTCCTTTTATAGACTTAAGTCAGTGAAAATCGGACAAATTCACCATATAGGGCAGCACATTGAATTTTCAATTCAATAGACTTTATTTACAATAGCGCCACATTCATATTACGCACCTGTccgtcttgtcactgaagtcgtagcgttttcaaactACATGATGAAACggtgacaggggtgaacacattacaaaacatttcactattgacgaatcgaatttatgttgcctttatgtgctttttggaatttGGAagatttagtcaccattcacttgcattgtatggacctacagagctgagatattcttttaaaaatcttaatgtgtgttctgcagaagaaagaaagtcatacacatctgggatggcatgagggtgagcaaatgatcagagaattttcatttctggttgaattattcctttaagttgtaGGAAAATAGGGAAACCCACtggaaaataattaaacaaatggcGTAAAGCTGAAGATTGTCGGGTTTGACTGCTTAGTACAGTCcaaatttgaaaagaaaaacaaaaataggtTCATTAAAGTTCAGCAACTGTTCTATCAACTTAAATGAATTTGCTCATCTAGATCAATAAAACCAGTTTATTTTTTTGATTTGGCAACAACAAAATTTTCACAGTAgcttcctgaaaaaaaaaaaaaaaaaacttgaacgaCAGCATTACTTAAAAAAACCTTGAAAGACAGCATTACTTTATATGAGTCGTATAAACACATGAGCTTTTATTTAATCACAGAGAAATAAAATAGGATAAATAATGTTATACCCTGCAAAATATAATGATATTATAAAATTACTTTGATGCTGTAAGCATTCACTTAAAAGAACTGCAGTATATTAACGTTTTAAATAAAATCCACAGCTGCTTGTGGAATGCCTTAGATGCTCACTGAAGACAGCCGGGAATGgcaataatgttttataaaaacaagAATGGCAACTTCCATATTAACTGGAAATGTGTGTCCTTGAACTAAATTAAACATTGTCATTTCCTCCATCAAGTTCTTTAAAAGAGAAGCATGTTGCTGAGATCTGTGCACTAAACATCATGTTTTTCATCTATCTGTTCCTGGTCCTGCTGCTGGTCAGCACAGGTGCAGCCTCGCACTTTTATGGAGGCTCAATGACTTTCAGCCCTAGAAGAAACTCTGATGGAACCTACAAGGTCACACCTTTTATTAACTTACAGAATTGAATCTGAGTGAGAATAATAGTTTTGCTTGGTTACTTCAGCAATGTTTTATGCTTCTTCCTGTGGTGTTCTGAAGTGTGCAGAAGGGAATGTTGAATTACTTCAGTTTTATCTTATGGATTTAAATCTTTAAGGTAATTTAATcaaatatggatttttttttcaggTGGAATTCCGCTTCAAGGAGACCTACCATTCCTGTAACCAATATAACACCTGGGGATGCAGGTCTGGAGACTGCGGCAATGAGAACAGTTTTGCAATTGGTCAAGTAGATTCCAGTCCCAATGGCGGTAACTGGTGCCAGTCTGAGGGGGTGATAACAAAGACCATATCCAGCAACAACCAATTTGAGCTAATGTAAGTACACATATTTATAAGAACAGAAACCATTAGAGTAgaattgtaaaattgtaaaaaaaataaactaaattacaAATACACATTTATTCAACAAATCTCTAAACTTGTCAACAGCAAAAGCAGTTGCTGCTGGATCTACAACACAGTCACAAATGGTGGAGACTGGAGTCTTCTCACGTATATTGATCTTGGAGTGAGATCGGACACCTCAGATCCCAACAGATCACCAATCACCACTACCCTACCCTTGATTAGGTAAacagtttttaaacaaaattaaatgaagccTGTACTATCCATTCATTTTTCATTCTCATCATGCTATGTACTGTAATATTGATAGTAATCAAATACTGAATTcagctgttttgttttgttgtagagTTCCTCAAAACTGTCCCAGGAGGTACAATCTTTTATCCTTTGATCCTGATGGTGACCAGGTCAGATGCAGATATGGGCTTAGACACAATTCAGAGTGTGGAGTTTGCAACCAACCTGCAGGTTTTACATTAGATCAGGTAAGAAAAAATGAAATATGACTGTgaaatatgtaataaataattGATGATgaaccattgaattattgaaaaataaggcACACCCAAGGTGGTAATGTGGTCACTATGCACAGTGGTCTTGACTTGGCAAGAGCAAATTATTCTGCTTATATCACGGTTGCCACGCTTTAAGACAtggttcagggttttatctcaagacattgtTTGGTTTTCATCCATAAAttgctcttgtgagtggaactacttccGCCACGGAGAGAATATAATTGCACACCTAATGTCTGTCaacaaatcagaatcaagcattcaacagacccgtggtaaaATAGCGATTTAGGCTATTATGGGAATAGACATTCTCATGAAAAgtaaaatgtcacttttttcttttcttcaaaatGTAGAGTAGCTGCTCTTTGTCATATGACTACACATGGCTGCCTGGAGTGTATTCATTTGAGCTGGTACTGGAGGATTTCCCCAAGCACAGAATTACTCTCTCCTACACCAACCAACCTTCAGTGACAAGATCTCCAATCAGTGTCATCAGAGATAGACGTTCTAATAATGGAAATCCAAATCAACAGCCACCTGTCCAACATCCAAATAATGGGCATGGAAATCCACCTGTCCAACCAACTACCCACCACCATTTCATCACCACAACTGAACCTATTACAACAGTCCGGTCTACAATGGCTACAACCACTTTACCTACTACTACAGTCCGGTCTACAATGGCTACAACCACTTTACCTACTACTACAGTCCGGTCTACAACGTCTACAACCACTTTACCTACTACAACCACGCCTCCAATGACTACAACCACATTGCCTACAACTACAGTCGGGTCTACAATGGTTACAACTACTTTACCTACTACAA
The sequence above is a segment of the Xyrauchen texanus isolate HMW12.3.18 chromosome 29, RBS_HiC_50CHRs, whole genome shotgun sequence genome. Coding sequences within it:
- the LOC127623069 gene encoding integrin beta-like protein A translates to MFFIYLFLVLLLVSTGAASHFYGGSMTFSPRRNSDGTYKVEFRFKETYHSCNQYNTWGCRSGDCGNENSFAIGQVDSSPNGGNWCQSEGVITKTISSNNQFELIKSSCCWIYNTVTNGGDWSLLTYIDLGVRSDTSDPNRSPITTTLPLIRVPQNCPRRYNLLSFDPDGDQVRCRYGLRHNSECGVCNQPAGFTLDQSSCSLSYDYTWLPGVYSFELVLEDFPKHRITLSYTNQPSVTRSPISVIRDRRSNNGNPNQQPPVQHPNNGPVYNGYNHFTYYYSPVYNGYNHFTYYYSPVYNVYNHFTYYNHASNDYNHIAYNYSRVYNGYNYFTYYNHASNDYNHITYYYSPSGLQWLQPLYLLQPRLQ